A part of Saccharomyces cerevisiae S288C chromosome XIV, complete sequence genomic DNA contains:
- a CDS encoding uncharacterized protein (hypothetical protein; green fluorescent protein (GFP)-fusion protein localizes to mitochondria; YNL115C is not an essential gene) — protein sequence MKANGLDNDPARTGMERTDIDSEHPEAQPLLNNNHRTLGAGSANGPAVNEGRDIESDGFIKDSLFQIRKGYRIFIHNSKWILNILILINTIWLVTTLISDFFFNINILFGFSNRYASFNDLTLIFISIIANSFNLWFNKLGLYSALDYSLNVTLCVLTLFNLALTYLIKYTRQRIGFVGTFTYLWTSFSFFIGAILDWYLLFYNNSINEPLEERRIDDANISTFNENHTNSTENRDRSQYGSGSPTPTHRSQLVQNKHTLTEWVSIGFRNTIKFLILIFFALFTLNTLLTTLDTYRLTHKLPITVQSPSYEAFHYVDAAKTYQLHITCYGDVFDQENNTDLSENKKQPIILFEHGGYDTGYLSATWIEELYHLDKIQRYCLYDRPGYGLSDSPPAPISIAMVAESLRYALIKDAKIKGPFTTVGYDLGGLFTRVFTAKNVDIVDSMMLVESWHEELLLKNYIQRLLPPGRGDGDDGDDGNGNDGDGRNHDKTWLPSEIERHNEFRLWWKGIWSSLGWRLQTSWLLAHHGSKERIYGRDMKYQGRFLRSKFLESVTSSILSYRDVTNNAESLQNVKTSIVSSKEMVKKSALWGDWQRDLTKISHKTQEWKIVEGGHEIYKYGLGKQQTQEVLLRLIGELGKLTED from the coding sequence ATGAAGGCTAATGGTTTAGATAATGATCCGGCAAGGACGGGAATGGAAAGAACAGATATAGATAGTGAACACCCAGAAGCGCAACCGTTGCTGAACAACAACCACCGGACCCTTGGTGCAGGATCCGCGAATGGCCCAGCAGTTAATGAAGGTCGTGACATTGAATCCGATGGGTTCATCAAAGATAGTCTCTTTCAAATTCGCAAAGGTTATAGAATCTTTATTCATAACTCCAAATGGATATTAAATATCCTAATTCTAATTAACACCATCTGGCTAGTCACCACTTTGATTTcagatttctttttcaatatcaatattcttttcgGATTCAGTAACAGGTACGCAAGTTTTAACGACTTGACTTTAATATTCATCTCGATCATAGCTAATTCTTTCAATCTCTGGTTTAATAAGCTGGGACTGTACTCAGCTTTAGATTACAGCTTAAATGTAACTCTCTGTGTTTTGACGTTGTTCAATCTAGCATTGACCTATCTAATTAAATACACTAGGCAAAGAATCGGCTTTGTGGGCACGTTTACATATTTGTGGACTtcgttttcattttttattgggGCAATATTAGATTGGTATCTCTTGTTTTACAACAACTCAATAAATGAGCCATTGGAGGAACGCAGAATTGATGATGCTAATATTAGTACTTTCAACGAAAACCATACAAATAGTACCGAAAACAGGGACAGAAGCCAATATGGCTCTGGGTCGCCAACCCCCACCCACCGCTCGCAGCTGGTCCAAAACAAACATACATTGACAGAATGGGTATCCATTGGGTTCAGGAATACTATTaagtttttaattttaatattcttcGCTTTATTCACCCTGAATACACTTTTAACGACATTGGATACCTACAGATTGACTCACAAATTACCAATAACCGTTCAGTCGCCCTCGTACGAGGCGTTCCATTACGTAGATGCCGCTAAAACCTATCAGTTGCATATAACTTGTTATGGTGACGTATTTgatcaagaaaacaacaCAGATTTGTCTGAAAATAAGAAGCAACCTATCATCTTGTTTGAACACGGAGGTTATGATACTGGTTACCTTTCTGCCACCTGGATTGAGGAACTATATCATTTAgacaaaattcaaagatatTGTCTATACGATAGACCAGGGTACGGGTTGAGCGATTCTCCTCCCGCCCCAATCTCTATTGCGATGGTTGCGGAATCTTTAAGGTACGCATTGATCAAAGATGCAAAAATTAAAGGTCCCTTCACTACAGTAGGATACGACCTTGGCGGGCTATTTACAAGAGTATTTACCGCCAAGAATGTCGATATTGTGGATAGCATGATGCTTGTTGAATCATGGCATGAAGAACTATTGTTAAAAAACTACATTCAAAGATTACTACCTCCAGGCCGTGGTGATGGCGACGATGGCGACGATGGCAATGGTAATGATGGGGATGGCCGCAACCATGATAAGACTTGGTTACCTTCGGAGATAGAAAGGCATAACGAATTTAGATTATGGTGGAAAGGCATTTGGTCGAGTTTAGGATGGAGATTACAGACTTCATGGTTACTAGCTCATCATGGGTCTAAAGAACGTATATATGGGCGTGATATGAAATATCAAGGACGTTTCTTGCGTTCCAAGTTTTTGGAAAGCGTGACGAGTTCAATTCTAAGTTACAGAGATGTGACAAACAATGCAGAATCTTTGCAAAATGTGAAGACAAGCATCGTTAGCTCTAAGGAAATGGTGAAGAAGTCGGCATTATGGGGCGATTGGCAAAGAGATTTGACCAAAATTTCTCACAAGACTCAAGAATGGAAAATAGTTGAAGGTGGGCATGAAATATATAAGTATGGTCTGGGCAAACAACAAACTCAAGAAGTCCTATTAAGATTAATAGGTGAGCTTGGCAAACTAACCGAGGATTAA
- the RPC19 gene encoding DNA-directed RNA polymerase core subunit RPC19 (RNA polymerase subunit AC19; common to RNA polymerases I and III), with translation MTEDIEQKKTATEVTPQEPKHIQEEEEQDVDMTGDEEQEEEPDREKIKLLTQATSEDGTSASFQIVEEDHTLGNALRYVIMKNPDVEFCGYSIPHPSENLLNIRIQTYGETTAVDALQKGLKDLMDLCDVVESKFTEKIKSM, from the coding sequence ATGACTGAAGACAtcgaacaaaaaaagaccGCTACAGAGGTAACACCACAAGAACCAAAGCACAtccaagaagaagaagaacaggATGTTGATATGACTGGCGATGAAGAACAGGAAGAGGAACCAGACAGGGAAAAAATTAAGCTTCTCACACAGGCAACATCTGAAGATGGAACTAGTGcctcttttcaaattgtaGAGGAGGATCACACGCTTGGAAATGCCCTTCGTTACGttataatgaaaaatccaGACGTAGAATTTTGTGGTTACTCGATACCTCATCCTTCTGAAAACCTATTAAATATCAGAATTCAAACCTACGGTGAAACGACCGCGGTGGATGCTCTTCAAAAAGGGCTAAAGGACTTGATGGATTTATGTGACGTTGTAGAATCTAAGTttactgaaaaaatcaagagCATGTAG
- the DBP2 gene encoding DEAD-box ATP-dependent RNA helicase DBP2 (ATP-dependent RNA helicase of the DEAD-box protein family; strong preference for dsRNA; remodels RNP structure for efficient transcription termination; required for assembly of Yra1p, Nab2p and Mex67p onto mRNA and formation of nuclear mRNP; involved in mRNA decay and rRNA processing; may suppress transcription from cryptic initiation sites; promotes Mex67p-mediated nuclear export of mRNA by facilitating annealing with antisense RNAs to create dsRNAs; binds G-quadruplex (G4) nucleic acids), with protein sequence MTYGGRDQQYNKTNYKSRGGDFRGGRNSDRNSYNDRPQGGNYRGGFGGRSNYNQPQELIKPNWDEELPKLPTFEKNFYVEHESVRDRSDSEIAQFRKENEMTISGHDIPKPITTFDEAGFPDYVLNEVKAEGFDKPTGIQCQGWPMALSGRDMVGIAATGSGKTLSYCLPGIVHINAQPLLAPGDGPIVLVLAPTRELAVQIQTECSKFGHSSRIRNTCVYGGVPKSQQIRDLSRGSEIVIATPGRLIDMLEIGKTNLKRVTYLVLDEADRMLDMGFEPQIRKIVDQIRPDRQTLMWSATWPKEVKQLAADYLNDPIQVQVGSLELSASHNITQIVEVVSDFEKRDRLNKYLETASQDNEYKTLIFASTKRMCDDITKYLREDGWPALAIHGDKDQRERDWVLQEFRNGRSPIMVATDVAARGIDVKGINYVINYDMPGNIEDYVHRIGRTGRAGATGTAISFFTEQNKGLGAKLISIMREANQNIPPELLKYDRRSYGGGHPRYGGGRGGRGGYGRRGGYGGGRGGYGGNRQRDGGWGNRGRSNY encoded by the exons ATGACTTACGGTGGTAGAGATCAGCAATATAACAAGACTAACTACAAGTCTAGAGGTGGCGACTTCCGCGGTGGAAGAAACTCTGATAGAAACTCTTACAATGACAGACCACAAGGCGGTAACTACCGTGGTGGTTTCGGTGGTCGTTCCAATTACAACCAACCCCAGGAATTGATCAAACCAAACTGGGATGAAGAATTACCCAAATTGCCAACTTTCGAAAAGAATTTCTATGTTGAACACGAAAGTGTTCGCGACAGATCGGACAGTGAGATTGCTCAGTTcagaaaggaaaatgaaatgaCTATTTCCGGACACGATATTCCAAAGCCAATCACCACTTTCGATGAAGCTGGTTTCCCAGACTACGTTTTGAATGAAGTGAAGGCTGAAGGATTTGACAAACCAACTGGCATTCAATGTCAGGGTTGGCCAATGGCTTTATCTGGTAGGGACATGGTTGGTATTGCTGCCACTGGTTCCGGTAAGACTTTGTCTTATTGTTTACCAGGTATTGTTCATATCAACGCTCAACCATTATTGGCTCCAGGCGATGGACCAATTGTTTTGGTTTTGGCTCCAACTAGAGAATTGGCTgttcaaattcaaacagAATGTTCCAAGTTTGGTCATAGTTCCAGAATCAGAAATACCTGTGTCTACGGTGGTGTTCCAAAAAGTCAACAAATCAGAGATTTATCTCGTGGCTCTGAAATTGTTATTGCTACTCCAGGTCGACTAATTGATATGCTAGAGATTGGTAAGACTAATTTGAAGAGAGTCACTTACCTGGTTCTTGATGAAGCTGATAGAATGTTAGATATGGGTTTTGAACCTCAAATCAGAAAGATTGTTGATCAAATCAGACCTGATAGACAAACCTTGATGTGGTCTGCCACTTGGCCAAAGGAGGTGAAGCAACTAGCCGCTGATTACTTGAATGATCCAATTCAAGTTCAAGTTGGTTCTCTAGAACTATCTGCCTCCCATAATATTACTCAGATCGTCGAAGTTGTTTCTGATTTCGAAAAGAGAGATCGTTTGAACAAGTACTTAGAAACAGCCTCTCAAGACAACGAATACAAGACATTAATCTTTGCTTCTACGAAAAGAATGTGCGATGATATCACCAAGTATCTAAGAGAAGATGGATGGCCCGCCTTGGCTATTCATGGTGACAAAGACCAAAGAGAACGTGACTGGGTTCTACAAGAGTTTAGAAACGGTAGATCCCCAATTATGGTTGCTACTGATGTGGCCGCCAGAGGTATCG atgTCAAAGGTATCAATTACGTTATCAACTACGATATGCCAGGTAACATTGAAGATTATGTTCACAGAATCGGTAGAACTGGTAGAGCAGGTGCTACTGGTACTGCTATATCTTTCTTCACCGAACAAAACAAAGGTTTAGGTGCTAAATTAATCTCTATCATGAGAGAAGctaatcaaaatattcctCCCGAATTATTGAAATACGACAGGAGATCTTATGGTGGCGGTCACCCAAGATACGGTGGTGGTCGTGGTGGTCGTGGTGGCTATGGCCGTAGAGGTGGTTACGGTGGTGGCCGTGGTGGTTACGGCGGTAACAGGCAGAGAGATGGTGGCTGGGGTAACAGAGGTCGTTCAAACTATTGA
- the CYB5 gene encoding Cyb5p (Cytochrome b5; involved in the sterol and lipid biosynthesis pathways; acts as an electron donor to support sterol C5-6 desaturation), whose product MPKVYSYQEVAEHNGPENFWIIIDDKVYDVSQFKDEHPGGDEIIMDLGGQDATESFVDIGHSDEALRLLKGLYIGDVDKTSERVSVEKVSTSENQSKGSGTLVVILAILMLGVAYYLLNE is encoded by the coding sequence ATGCCTAAAGTTTACAGTTACCAAGAAGTTGCCGAACACAATGGCCCAGAAAATTTCTGGATTATCATCGATGACAAAGTTTACGATGTTTCTCAATTCAAAGATGAACATCCAGGtggtgatgaaattatAATGGATTTGGGTGGACAAGATGCTACAGAAAGCTTTGTCGATATCGGTCATTCTGACGAAGCATTGAGACTACTGAAAGGTTTATACATTGGTGACGTTGACAAGACCAGTGAGCGCGTTTCTGTGGAAAAGGTATCTACCTCTGAAAACCAAAGTAAAGGTAGTGGTACATTGGTTGTCATATTGGCCATTTTAATGCTAGGTGTTGCTTATTATTTGTTGAacgaataa
- the NOP15 gene encoding rRNA-binding ribosome biosynthesis protein NOP15 (Constituent of 66S pre-ribosomal particles; involved in 60S ribosomal subunit biogenesis; localizes to both nucleolus and cytoplasm) — MVKSTSKTSTKETVTKQPTEEKPIQEKEELALETSSSSSDEEDEKDEDEIEGLAASDDEQSGTHKIKRLNPKKQANEKKSKDKKTLEEYSGIIYVSRLPHGFHEKELSKYFAQFGDLKEVRLARNKKTGNSRHYGFLEFVNKEDAMIAQESMNNYLLMGHLLQVRVLPKGAKIEKLYKYKKRVLVEKGITKPVKQLKDNMKQKHEERIKKLAKSGIEFKW; from the coding sequence ATGGTAAAGTCAACAAGCAAAACTTCCACCAAGGAAACAGTAACCAAACAACCCACCGAAGAAAAACCTATACAGGAGAAAGAAGAGTTGGCTCTAGAAACATCGTCTAGCAGttcagatgaagaagacgaaaaagatgaagatgaaattgaaggTTTAGCCGCTTCTGATGATGAGCAGAGCGGTACACACAAGATTAAAAGATTGAATCCTAAGAAGCAGgctaatgaaaaaaagtcGAAAGATAAAAAGACACTTGAAGAGTATTCTGGGATTATTTATGTGAGTAGACTGCCACATGGGTTCCACGAAAAGGAATTAAGTAAATATTTTGCTCAATTCGGTGATTTAAAAGAAGTGAGATTAGCACGTAATAAGAAAACTGGAAATTCCAGACATTATGGCTTCTTAGAATTCGTTAATAAAGAGGATGCAATGATCGCCCAAGAATCTATGAACAATTACTTGTTGATGGGTCATCTACTACAAGTGCGTGTATTACCAAAAGGAGCTAAAATCGAGAAATTGTACAAATACAAGAAGAGAGTTCTAGTAGAGAAAGGTATCACCAAACCAGTAAAACAGCTAAAGGATAACATGAAGCAAAAACATGAAGaaaggataaaaaaattagccAAGTCAGGTATCGAATTCAAATGGTGA
- a CDS encoding uncharacterized protein (Protein phosphatase; similar to prokaryotic phosphotransfer enzymes; null mutant shows alterations in glucose metabolism; GFP-fusion protein localizes to the cytoplasm and nucleus; YNL108C has a paralog, TFC7, that arose from the whole genome duplication), whose product MAIENIYIARHGYRSNWLPKGPYPPPPTGIDNDVPLSEHGVEQAHELANYISKLDVKPEMIFSSPFYRCLETSKPTVEALKIPLYVDRGVGEWYKPDRPIIPEPATHEVMSKFFPSMISPDWEPSIIPSNKGETEEDIFERCHKFWPVFIDRVERKFPNVKTIMIVTHAATKSALGMNLLKFSSAKEPIDNKGTFIRNGSCAIDKFELVKGENESIPFEEREWKLTMNGNTSFLTNGEEMNWTFMNAFEAGSDADIKARRAAESGKLKME is encoded by the coding sequence ATGGCTATcgaaaatatatacattgCCAGACATGGTTACAGGTCAAACTGGCTACCAAAGGGACCATATCCACCACCGCCCACCGGTATTGATAACGATGTCCCGCTTTCGGAACACGGTGTTGAACAGGCACATGAACTGGCGAACTATATCTCTAAATTAGATGTCAAACCAGAAATGATTTTCTCCTCCCCATTTTACCGCTGTTTAGAAACTAGTAAACCCACAGTGGAGGCTTTAAAGATTCCATTATATGTCGATCGTGGTGTAGGAGAATGGTATAAGCCTGATAGACCCATTATCCCGGAGCCTGCTACTCATGAAGTTATGAGTAAGTTTTTTCCAAGCATGATCTCTCCAGACTGGGAACCTAGTATTATTCCTAGTAATAAGGGtgaaacagaagaagatatttttgAGAGGTGCCATAAATTCTGGCCTGTCTTTATTGACAGAGTGGAGagaaaatttccaaatgTAAAGACCATTATGATAGTTACCCACGCAGCCACTAAATCCGCTCTTGGTATGAACTTGTTGAAATTCTCCAGTGCCAAAGAGCCCATTGATAACAAAGGCACCTTTATAAGAAATGGAAGTTGTGCtattgataaatttgaGCTGGTGAAAggagaaaatgaaagtatACCATTTGAAGAGAGAGAGTGGAAACTTACAATGAATGGCAACACCTCCTTTTTAACTAATGGGGAAGAAATGAATTGGACGTTTATGAATGCCTTTGAGGCTGGTTCAGACGCTGATATCAAAGCGAGAAGAGCAGCTGAGAGCGGAAAACTAAAAATGGAGTGA
- the YAF9 gene encoding YEATS domain-containing protein YAF9 (Subunit of NuA4 histone H4 acetyltransferase and SWR1 complexes; may function to antagonize silencing near telomeres; interacts directly with Swc4p; has homology to human leukemogenic protein AF9; contains a YEATS domain) gives MAPTISKRIKTLSVSRPIIYGNTAKKMGSVKPPNAPAEHTHLWTIFVRGPQNEDISYFIKKVVFKLHDTYPNPVRSIEAPPFELTETGWGEFDINIKVYFVEEANEKVLNFYHRLRLHPYANPVPNSDNGNEQNTTDHNSKDAEVSSVYFDEIVFNEPNEEFFKILMSRPGNLLPSNKTDDCVYSKQLEQEEIDRIEIGIEKVDKEIDELKQKLENLVKQEAINGS, from the coding sequence ATGGCTCCGACAATAAGCAAAAGGATAAAAACTCTCTCCGTGAGCAGACCAATAATATATGGCAATACGGCTAAAAAGATGGGTAGCGTTAAACCACCAAATGCTCCTGCCGAACATACTCATTTATGGACAATTTTTGTCAGGGGCCcacaaaatgaagatataTCGTACTTTATCAAGAAAGTCGTTTTTAAACTTCATGACACCTACCCAAACCCTGTGAGATCCATAGAAGCGCCTCCGTTTGAACTGACTGAAACAGGGTGGGGTGAATTTGATATAAATATTAAGGTTTATTTTGTAGAAGAGGCCAATGAAAAAGTGTTGAATTTTTACCATAGATTACGACTTCATCCTTATGCTAATCCTGTACCGAATTCCGACAATGGAAATGAGCAGAATACAACAGACCATAATAGTAAAGATGCAGAAGTTAGTTCTGTGtattttgatgaaattgtaTTCAATGAGCCAaatgaagagtttttcaaaattttaatGAGCCGACCAGGAAATTTGTTACCTTCAAACAAAACTGATGATTGTGTATACTCCAAGCAATTAGAACAGGAAGAAATTGACAGAATAGAGATCGGCATAGAAAAGGTTGACAAGGAAATTGACGAATTGAAGCAGAAACTGGAAAACTTGGTAAAACAAGAAGCCATTAACGGAAGTTAG